The Trichocoleus sp. sequence GACATCAAAACAATCTGCAAAATCAGGCACTTGTGTAGCGATTGTGAGGAGTTCCTCAGTATTCGAGAGTCGATCCTTAGTGTAAGCGAAGAGTCACGCAATGAACAGAATCAAGATAGCGCTTTGCAAATCTGCAATAAACAGAAATCGCTCTCCGACCTGAGATCAGAAAGCGACTTGTATTAGACCATTGGTTCAAACAAAAGCTCAAGCAGCTTAACGATAAATGCCGTTGTTATAGCGATCGCCGCCCTCAACGAAGGTATCTTCGGGTGGAGAAAGTGTGAATTTATCAAAGTTATTGCGGAGGGTGTCTTTCTGCCCCTCTGTCAAACCAGGCATATCCAGCACATCCTCGACCGTTTCAAAGGGTGCATACTTCACAATCAGTCGCGCCAATGTTGGGTACATGCCTGGATACTGCGTAAAGGCACGAACATTAGTATTGTTCAGGTCAATCTTTTTGCCGAATTCAGTAGCCAGCTTATCGTCGGCTCGGTTGCGATATTCTGCTGCCAGAACAGGAGATGCAGTTACGCTCCAGGTCAACCCGTTCCAATTCAGGGCAGCCGCTTCACGGGCAAACCCCATTACGCTACCAAACACCAGCCCTAATGCCAGGATTACACCAACCAGTCGTTTCATCAGTACGCTCCCTCCCAATCTCAACCAGTTAAAGATCATACAAAATACAAAGGTGAGTCTTCAGATACACAGCTTTTCTTAGAGCCTATCATTAATCAGATCACACTTTATACGGATGTAAGCTCAGCTGCATAGAACCAGGACGACAAGCGCATATCTCTTATTTTTCTGCCAGCTTGACTGCAAAGGTTCGTCCCATCAGTTGAACTCGATCGCCCAGGACAAGTTTGCGTCCTCGTCTTGTCTCAACTGCCCCATTCACCTGGACTTCTCCGTTTTGAATGAGCATTTTGGCTTCGCCGCCCGTTTCCACAACGTTAATTAACTTTAGAAACTGGTCAAGCTTGATCACCGGACTCATCGGTTCGTTTGAACTCATAACACTTCTCATCTGACAAATGGACTAAATACTAGGTGCCTCGTTTGCTTCAGCTAAGGCTCAGCCCCACTTTTTCATCCTAGCAATTCAGGCTATTGCACTGTGAGCAAAGCTTACCCTTAAGATTGGGAAGAACGAATCAGCGTCTTGGGGCTTCATGACTTACTGCCTTGGCATTATTACTCGATCGGGTTTAGTCGTTGCTGCTGACTCTCGCACCAATGCAGGCGTAGACTATGTTTCGACTTACCAAAAGCTGTTTGATTTTTCTGATCCGGGGCAGCGGGTCATTATGCTTTGTAGCTCAGGAAATTTGTCAATTACGCAAGCTGTGGTTAATGCCCTGCAGCAGGATTTGCAGCTGAAAGAGAACGAGAACCTGCATACCCTACCCTCGCTGTATGACATTGCTCGTTATATTGGCAGCAAAATTCGTCAGGTGCAGGAACGAGAACGCCCCTGGCTAGAGCGAGACGGTATTGATTTCAAATGTACGCTGCTGCTTGCCGGTCAAGTGCGTGGCGAAGCTCCTGGGCTTTATATGATTTATAGCCAGGGCAACTGTATTCAGGCGGCTCCTGAAACGCCATTTCTGCAAATCGGCGAAACAAAGTATGGCAAACCAATTCTCGATCGCACGCTTACCTTTAATACCCCTCTGGAAGAAGCGGCGAAATGTGCGCTGCTATCGATCGACTCCACGATGAAGTCAAATATCTCAGTGGGTCCCCCCATCAACTTGATGATGTACGAAGCAAATAGCTTTTTGATCAGACATCACTTGAGTCTGCGATTGGGCGATCCTTATCTCGCAAAAATGCGAAGGCTTTGGGAGAATTCCCTCCGCGAAGCATTTGAGCGAATGCCTAATATTGACTGGGAGCATTACACCGACAATTCTCAAGAAGAAGTATTCACGGATTGAAGCATCTTGAAGCATCGGGAATTTCTGGAAGAGAAGAACCCTGAATGTCGGGACAAGTTTAGCCACAATTGATGATTTGATTTGTCACTGCAACCCTTGCCTTAATTCATTGTTGTGAAAGAGCGAGGTTGTGAAAGAGCGAGTGGATTTGTTGCTAAAGCGTGCTGTTTGCTGCCCCAAACCTAAGCTGCCTGAATGGTGAGATGATACTTCATCTGAGATTGGACATTGGCTTGTCGTAGACTACCGCTGACCGGAGCTGTGTTTCGGTGTGAGGGCATTGCAACCAGAGCGATGTGACGATCGGCAACTACTAATCCATGCGTCGGGTCATAGCCGCGCCAACCTGCTCCCGGTAGGTAGACTTCTGCCCAGGCATGAAGCTGGCGATCGGTGCTGTTGAGATCACCTTCCTGATAGCCGCTGACAAACCGAGCAGCAAGACCCATCGCACGGCATCCTTCCATCAACAGAACGGCGTAGTCTCGACAGGAGCCAGCCTTTTTTGCCCAAGTGAGTCCGGCAGGGAGGGCTGACCCAGTTTCGCGGATACTGTACTGGCAAGTCTCATAAATCCGCTGATTCAACAGAGATAAAAAGCTCGTTGTGCTGCCCCCGGCTTCGTCCCAAATAGTTTGAGCGAGTTGTATGACTGCCGGATCAATGCCTGCTGCCCCAAAATACTGTCCGCCTAGATAGGGCTGAAGCTGCTGCAACAGGGAAGTGGGATAGTCGATCGGCAATTGGGTTGCCCAGGGTTCGAGCAAATAATCGAACGGGTTAGGGCGATGCGTTTCAACGACAGAGGTTGCTTTTATCTTGAGTTCGGTGACCTCTGCATCAGCAAACCAACTTTTCAAGACGGCATTTCCGTCCAGATCCAAATTTTCTGAAATTCTCCCTGGTTCGGGCGTAATTTCCAAGGAAAACTGCTGCAAGGTCTGAGTAACGTCACTTCGAGGACGCAAGCAAAAGGTATGAGGCGCAAGCAGCACCGGGCGATCGTAGCTGTAGGTGAGGCGATGAGTGATTTGGTAACGCACGGGGAAGAAGGGATAAAGAGGACAGGCTACCTGATGCCTTCCAGGGCAAAGAAAGTTTCATGCATCCGGATGCCGATTTCGTTGAGCTGGATCTGTACGTCGTCGAGGAATTCGTGTAAGCCGCGTTGGACAATTTCTTCGATCGTGATGTAGTCGAGTTCGGCGCGGAGTCTGCCTAATGTGCGTTCGACGGCGTTGCTCCAATTACCAGATTGGGTGCCGGTAATTTGGTGTAAGGATTGTTCGGCTTGCAGGAGGCAGAACTGGATCGATCGCGGAAATTCTCGATCGAGGATGAGGAATTTGGCGATGCTGTTGGGGCTGATGCGGCGTTGACGTTTGCGATACATTTCGTAGCCGCTGGCAGATTTAAGCAGCGAAATCCATTGCAGTTCGTCCAGCGTTGTGCCGATATCTTTGACGGAAGGCAGCAGAATGAAATATTTGACGTCTAAAATGCGGGCGGTTTTGTCGGCTCGCTCAATCAATCTGCCAAAGCGACCAAAGTTCCAGCCTTCATTACGTGCCATGGTTGCATTCATCACGCCTGCAAACAAGTGACTTGCCAGCTTTACCTCGGCAAAAAAGCTAGAAAGTTGCGGCAGCGATGGAGATTCAGAGGCTTCTTTCACCATGAGATAAAAGGCGTTGACCTGCTCCCACATTTCTGAGGAGATGATTTCTCGCACCGATCGCGCATTTTCTCTGGCTGCCTGTAAGCAGGACAGGATGGAGTTGGAATAGTCTCGATCGAAGGTCAAAAACTGGATGACGTTTTCTGCGGTTGCGGAGCCATATTGCTCTTTAAATAAAGGCAAATCACCTGTGGTCATCACTAGCGGCTCCCACTGTTGGGTAATGCCTGCGGGCGAATCGAGCAGCAGGTTCAGGTTGACATCAACGAACCGAGCGATGTTTTCGGCGCGTTCAACGTAGCGGTTGAGCCAGTAGATGGAATCTGCGACGCGGCTGAGCATGGGGAGAAGAAGGATGAGGGATGAAGAAAAAACTTATTGGACGACCCAGGTATCTTTGGTGCCGCCGCCCTGGGAAGAGTTGACGACGAGAGAGCCTCTACGGAGCGCGACGCGGGTGAGTCCACCGGGGTTTACGTACACTTCCTTGCCATAGAGGATGTAGGGGCGCAAATCGACATGGCAACCTTCAATTCGATCGCCCAAGAGTGTGGGAACTCTGGAGAGGCAGAGCGTGGGCTGGGCAATGTAGTTGCGGGGCTGTGTCTTAATGCGATCGGCAAAGTCTTCGCGTTGTTCGAGGGTGGCATGAGGTCCGACGAGCATCCCGTAGCCGCCAGATTCGCCTGCTGCTTTAACAACGAGGTTGTCTAAATTCGCTAAAACGTGGTTTTGCTGCTCAGGCTCCCAACAGAGATAAGTCGGGACGTTGTTGAGAATTGGATCTTCGCCCAGGTAATAGCGAATCATTTGCGGCACGTAGGCATAGATGACTTTATCATCAGCAACGCCTGTCCCCAAAGCATTGGCAATTGCGACTCGTCCAGCGCGATACACTTCCATCAGCCCAGGAACGCCAAGTAGCGAATCGGCTTGGAAGACGGTTGGATCAATGAAATTGTCATCAATGCGGCGGTAGACCACATCAACTCGCTTGAGTCCCTTGGTGGTTCGCATTTGCAGATAGCCATCTGATACCACCAGATCGCGTCCTTCTACCAGTTCCACGCCCATTTGCTGGGCTAGAAAGGAATGCTCGAAATAGGCAGAGTTGTAGATGCCCGGAGTCAGGACAACGACTGTGGGTTCGGGCAGTGCGGCAGGTGCGAGATTGAGCAAGGTTTCGAGCAGTTGGCTGGCATAGTCGTCAACGGGCATGATGTTCATGCGGTTGAACACCTGCGGGAAGGTGGTTTTCATCACACGCCGATTTTCCAGCACATAAGAAACCCCTGACGGGCAGCGCAGATTGTCTTCCAGCACATACCAATGCC is a genomic window containing:
- the psbU gene encoding photosystem II complex extrinsic protein PsbU, producing the protein MKRLVGVILALGLVFGSVMGFAREAAALNWNGLTWSVTASPVLAAEYRNRADDKLATEFGKKIDLNNTNVRAFTQYPGMYPTLARLIVKYAPFETVEDVLDMPGLTEGQKDTLRNNFDKFTLSPPEDTFVEGGDRYNNGIYR
- a CDS encoding RNA-binding S4 domain-containing protein; this encodes MSSNEPMSPVIKLDQFLKLINVVETGGEAKMLIQNGEVQVNGAVETRRGRKLVLGDRVQLMGRTFAVKLAEK
- a CDS encoding proteasome-type protease — translated: MTYCLGIITRSGLVVAADSRTNAGVDYVSTYQKLFDFSDPGQRVIMLCSSGNLSITQAVVNALQQDLQLKENENLHTLPSLYDIARYIGSKIRQVQERERPWLERDGIDFKCTLLLAGQVRGEAPGLYMIYSQGNCIQAAPETPFLQIGETKYGKPILDRTLTFNTPLEEAAKCALLSIDSTMKSNISVGPPINLMMYEANSFLIRHHLSLRLGDPYLAKMRRLWENSLREAFERMPNIDWEHYTDNSQEEVFTD
- a CDS encoding transglutaminase family protein, with product MRYQITHRLTYSYDRPVLLAPHTFCLRPRSDVTQTLQQFSLEITPEPGRISENLDLDGNAVLKSWFADAEVTELKIKATSVVETHRPNPFDYLLEPWATQLPIDYPTSLLQQLQPYLGGQYFGAAGIDPAVIQLAQTIWDEAGGSTTSFLSLLNQRIYETCQYSIRETGSALPAGLTWAKKAGSCRDYAVLLMEGCRAMGLAARFVSGYQEGDLNSTDRQLHAWAEVYLPGAGWRGYDPTHGLVVADRHIALVAMPSHRNTAPVSGSLRQANVQSQMKYHLTIQAA
- a CDS encoding alpha-E domain-containing protein, whose amino-acid sequence is MLSRVADSIYWLNRYVERAENIARFVDVNLNLLLDSPAGITQQWEPLVMTTGDLPLFKEQYGSATAENVIQFLTFDRDYSNSILSCLQAARENARSVREIISSEMWEQVNAFYLMVKEASESPSLPQLSSFFAEVKLASHLFAGVMNATMARNEGWNFGRFGRLIERADKTARILDVKYFILLPSVKDIGTTLDELQWISLLKSASGYEMYRKRQRRISPNSIAKFLILDREFPRSIQFCLLQAEQSLHQITGTQSGNWSNAVERTLGRLRAELDYITIEEIVQRGLHEFLDDVQIQLNEIGIRMHETFFALEGIR
- a CDS encoding circularly permuted type 2 ATP-grasp protein translates to MFEAYDPGDFYDELFVQKGEPRSAASLLVERINSLSLEDLRRRQVAAQNALFRLGVTFNVYSDNQGTERILPFDIIPRIVSAEEWTKLEQGLKQRIQTLNLFLTDIYGDQKILKDNVIPAELIYSASGFQKPCMGLKPPEGIWCHITGTDLVRDRDGHWYVLEDNLRCPSGVSYVLENRRVMKTTFPQVFNRMNIMPVDDYASQLLETLLNLAPAALPEPTVVVLTPGIYNSAYFEHSFLAQQMGVELVEGRDLVVSDGYLQMRTTKGLKRVDVVYRRIDDNFIDPTVFQADSLLGVPGLMEVYRAGRVAIANALGTGVADDKVIYAYVPQMIRYYLGEDPILNNVPTYLCWEPEQQNHVLANLDNLVVKAAGESGGYGMLVGPHATLEQREDFADRIKTQPRNYIAQPTLCLSRVPTLLGDRIEGCHVDLRPYILYGKEVYVNPGGLTRVALRRGSLVVNSSQGGGTKDTWVVQ